AGTGGGCGGCATACGAGACGAGGCGGAGATCAAAGGCCATCGCCGCACCTATATCGGCGCCATGCCGGGTAAATTTCTGCAGGCGATGAAGGATGCGGGGACCGAAAATCCGGTAATCATGCTCGATGAGATCGACAAGATCGGGGCCTCCTATCACGGCGACCCGGCCTCCGCATTGCTGGAAGTGCTCGACCCCGAACAGAACAGCGACTTCCTCGACCACTATCTGGATCTGCGTTTCGACCTTTCGAAAGTGCTCTTTATCTGCACCGCCAATCAACTCGATACCATTCCCAGACCCCTGCTCGACCGAATGGAAACGATCTCACTCTCTGGCTATATCGCCAGTGAGAAGTTGCAGATCGCCAGAAAATACCTGTTGCCACGCCAGCTGAAACGCGCGGGACTGAAACGCAGCGACCTGAAACTCAACAGCAGCATCCTGCGCGCCATTATCGAAGGGTATGCGCGGGATGCCGGTGTGCGCCGGCTGGAGAAGCAGATCGGAAAGATCGTTCGTAAGGCGGTGGTACGAATCCTCGAGGGAGGAAAGAAGCCGATCGAGGTGACGCTGGAAAATCTGAAGGATTACCTGGGTGGCCCCGTATTCAAGGATGAGCGCAATCTGAGCGGTGCCGGGGTGGTGACCGGCCTGGCCTGGACCGCCATGGGTGGTGCTACTCTCAATATCGAGGCCGTCGCCACTCATGAATTCAATCGCGGCTTCAAGCTCACCGGCCAGCTGGGCGATGTGATGCGCGAGTCGGCCGAGATCGCCTACGGTTACATCGTCAGCCATGCGGCAGAATTCGGTGCGGAACAGGCGTTCTTCGAAAAGGCCTTCATCCATCTCCATGTGCCGGCGGGAGCCACCCCCAAAGACGGCCCCTCCGCCGGCATTACCATGGCCTCGGCACTGCTCTCCCTGGCGAGGAACAAACCGGTCCGCAATATCGCCATGACCGGTGAGCTGACATTGACCGGACAGGTCTTCCCGGTGGGCGGCATCCGTGAAAAGGTGATCGCCGCACGGCGTGCCGGTATTCGGGAACTCATCCTGCCGGAAGATAACCGCAGCGACTATGAGGAGGTGCCCGAACACATTCGCAAAGGACTCAAAGTCCATTTCGCCTCGGTGTTCGAAGACGTGGTGCCGCTGCTGTTTCGCGGTAAAAAGTGAACGACCTCTTCTGTGCGGCAACAGATATGGAAAATCGTCATTGATACACATCAAGGTTGCATATCGATCAGCGGATTAGGGTACGCCTGAAAATCGATTCGAGGTAGACAAGATATGGGATTGATCCCTCTCGGCGAACGTCCCGCACCATCCACGCCACCATCGGGATGGGCGCCATTCGCATTGGGTTTTCGCCCCTTCTTTGCCCTGGCCGGACTATCCGGACTGATTTTAATGGTCCTGTGGATCGGTTTTTGGCACGCAGGCAAGGTGCCCCCCTCTGCCTACTACACGACCATCGACTGGCACAGCCACGAGATGCTGTTCGGATTCACCCTTGCCATCATCGCCGGTTTTCTCCTCACTGCAGTGCGAAACTGGACAGGCATCGACACCCCGACCGGGAAACCGTTGGCATTACTGGCACTGTTGTGGTTGCTGGCCAGATTGGTACCGTTCGTTCCGTCTATCCCTTCATGGCTGGTCGCACTGACCGACCTGCTGTTCATCCCGGCATTGATCTACGCCCTCTATACACCACTGACGAAGGCTGAGAATCGCATCAATAGACTCTTCCTCCCCTTGCTGGCAGCGATGGCTTTGGCCAACCTGCTTTACCATTTACAAGGACTCGGAGTGACCTCCACGGGACCGCGGGGACTCACCCTGATGCTCAATCTGGTCCTGCTGCTGCTGATTTTCGTCGGCGGAAGAGTGTTGCCCTTTTTCACCGAAAAGGCGGTCAATGGCGCAACTCCCCGGTTCAACAAGCAGCGGGAGCAGTTTGTCTATGCTGTCTTCATCCTCTGGACCCTGGGAGAGCTGCTGCTCCCCCAATCAGGATTGCTGTTTCCTCTTGCGTTTGGCGTGGCGGCCACCCAGGCCTGGCGTCTCGCCGACTGGTACCACCCCGGTATATGGCGGCGGCCGATCCTGTGGGTGTTGTTCAGCGGACTGTTCTGGCTGACACTCGGCTATTTTCTAAAGGGCTTGTCCCTGCTGAATCTGTTCCCCGCCAATCTCGCCATCCATGCCCTCACGGCAGGCGCCATTGGTGTCTTCACCCTGGGTATGATGGCCAGAGTCGCTCTGGGACATACCGGCAGGGAGATCGAACCCAACAAATTCATCACCATTGCATTCATCCTGATCAACCTTGCGGTGATCATAAGGGTATTTCTGCCGGTGACAGGCCTACTCGGGTACGAAACCTGTATCGGCCTATCCGGCTCCCTGTGGGCACTCTGTTATCTGCTCTTTGTTCTGACCTACCTGCCGATTCTGGCACGTCCGCGGATTGACGGACGTCCCGGCTAAATCTCAGGTTATCTGGCGAATCGCCACTAAAATAGCCTAACACTATCAAGAGTAACTATGTGATAGATTATTAGTTATTGAATATTTTAGTATTTGCTAATATTCTTTCGCTCCATAAGTGACGCAGTAACTACTTTACAACTTTTTCAAACACAAACTGAGGAACAACTCATGTCCAAAATCGTAAAAATCGCAGCCGCTGCTGCTCTGATCGCCGCTTCCGCTTCTGCTTCTGCATGGTGGGGCAATCCTTGGAACAACGGCTGGGGTAACGGCAATGATTTCATGGGTGACGGATTCGGTGACGGAGACTTCTCTTTCAACATGAGCGGTAGCGCTCGTGGCGCCGGCAACGGTTACGGCCGTGGCTACAACAACTACTACAACCGTCCTTACTACGGTTACGCCCCTTACGGCGCTCCTTATGGCGCTCCCGTTGCTCCTTACGGCGCTCCTGTTGCTCCTCAGGCTGCCGCCCCTGAAGCCAAGTAATCAGCTTCCAGCGTGAGCTTGCATTGAGTCCGTTAGCCGGACTCAAACACAAAAGCGGACTTCGAGTCCGCTTTTGTGTTTATACATAACGATTAGATTTTCAGCGGGCCTTCTGTAGAAGTCGAACAATCTTACTGGGCCATGATCTGCTGCGGATGCGGTGAATCAGCAAATCTCTTAGCATCGCTGTTCGCTTCAGTCACGATTACGGAGGTCCAAGCCCGGCATTCCGCTACAGATCCCAATGTGGATCAGTACCCAGTTGGTCTGTTTTATTGGTTTTATAACGATAGGGTTCGCCCTGTTTAACCGCTGCCAAGGCATCCTTGAGGGATACATCAAGATAGTAACCATACATCTCGATTGTGTTGACGCCGAGCATTCGTTTATGCACTTCCTTGCCCTGGTGATCCAGAAACAACAGGGTTGGGGTTACCCAGGTGTTGTAGTTCGAGGCAATGCTGCCCGGATAAACACTGTTACCCTCAAAATCGATGACATTTTCCCCAACGTCAATCAGCAGTTCGGTGATTATGACCTTGTCGTCGTAGTCTCCGCTGACCACCATCGGGTTCAATATCTCCCGCTTGAGCTGCTGACAAAAGGGACAATGGTCCTGGGAAACCATCAGCAGTATCGGTATCTTTTCGTCGCGGGCCTTTTTCACCAACTCGGTAAAATCACGCACCACCGAGACCGTTTTGCTGCGCCAATCGGCCGACATATCATCAACGATCAGCAAGGTCAGTATCAGTACAGTCAGCAGCCGGGGCATTATCTGTCCAGAATCCGGGGCTGCTAACAGGCCCTAGAACGGAATATCATCATCAAAGTCATTATCCGGCACTGAGGTGGGTGCCGACTGCTGGGGCCGGGAAGCAGCCTGAGCCTGCGGAGCATCGAATGAGGCTGTCCCGCCACGGCTGTCGAGCATCTGCATCTCGCTGGCCACGACTTCTGTGGTGTAGCGGTCCTGTCCGTCCTGCCCCTGCCATTTGCGGGTACGCAGGCTCCCCTCCACGTAGACTTTCGATCCTTTCTTCAGATACTCGCCGGCAATCTCGCCCAGGCGGTTGAAGAAGACCACCCGGTGCCACTCGGTGCGCTCCTGCTGTTCACCGGTACTCTTGTCCTTCCAGCTCTCGGAGGTCGCCAGGGTCACGTTGGTGACGGCGCCGCCGCTGGGCATATAGCGGGTCTCCGGGTCCTTGCCCAGGTTGCCAATCAGGATTACTTTATTGATTCCTCGAGCCATTGGTAGTTCTCCAGTAGTGTTGCCGCCCCTTCCGTTGGGGTCTTGATTCTGAATCTGAGGTGCAGTCTACCCTTGCACGGCATATCCATCTAGGACTTCTTGATCCACCCGCTTCAAATCAACCTTGAGATAGGCGACCCGATCCTCCGGTATGATGACCGCCTCGGCGACACCGTCGAGATTTTTCAGCTCCCCTTCCAACAGAAAAGCCTGATCCTCGTCCAGCAATCCCACCGGTATCAGGTAGTTACTCAGGTAGTCGGGCTCAGACATGCCCCAAGCCACCAGCAGCCAGATCGCGGCCATGGCCGCACAGAGCAGGAAGGTACCGTCGATCCCGTAGCGGGTATGAAACCAGCCACCCAGGGCGCCGCCCAAAAATGCGCCCATGAATTGTGAACTGGAAT
This sequence is a window from Candidatus Thiodiazotropha sp. LNASS1. Protein-coding genes within it:
- a CDS encoding NnrS family protein gives rise to the protein MGLIPLGERPAPSTPPSGWAPFALGFRPFFALAGLSGLILMVLWIGFWHAGKVPPSAYYTTIDWHSHEMLFGFTLAIIAGFLLTAVRNWTGIDTPTGKPLALLALLWLLARLVPFVPSIPSWLVALTDLLFIPALIYALYTPLTKAENRINRLFLPLLAAMALANLLYHLQGLGVTSTGPRGLTLMLNLVLLLLIFVGGRVLPFFTEKAVNGATPRFNKQREQFVYAVFILWTLGELLLPQSGLLFPLAFGVAATQAWRLADWYHPGIWRRPILWVLFSGLFWLTLGYFLKGLSLLNLFPANLAIHALTAGAIGVFTLGMMARVALGHTGREIEPNKFITIAFILINLAVIIRVFLPVTGLLGYETCIGLSGSLWALCYLLFVLTYLPILARPRIDGRPG
- a CDS encoding sulfur globule family protein; the protein is MSKIVKIAAAAALIAASASASAWWGNPWNNGWGNGNDFMGDGFGDGDFSFNMSGSARGAGNGYGRGYNNYYNRPYYGYAPYGAPYGAPVAPYGAPVAPQAAAPEAK
- a CDS encoding thioredoxin fold domain-containing protein, which translates into the protein MPRLLTVLILTLLIVDDMSADWRSKTVSVVRDFTELVKKARDEKIPILLMVSQDHCPFCQQLKREILNPMVVSGDYDDKVIITELLIDVGENVIDFEGNSVYPGSIASNYNTWVTPTLLFLDHQGKEVHKRMLGVNTIEMYGYYLDVSLKDALAAVKQGEPYRYKTNKTDQLGTDPHWDL
- the ssb gene encoding single-stranded DNA-binding protein, which codes for MARGINKVILIGNLGKDPETRYMPSGGAVTNVTLATSESWKDKSTGEQQERTEWHRVVFFNRLGEIAGEYLKKGSKVYVEGSLRTRKWQGQDGQDRYTTEVVASEMQMLDSRGGTASFDAPQAQAASRPQQSAPTSVPDNDFDDDIPF